From a single Vitis vinifera cultivar Pinot Noir 40024 chromosome 18, ASM3070453v1 genomic region:
- the LOC100252277 gene encoding protein EARLY STARVATION 1, chloroplastic, whose translation MAASSRGFATPFRLELRSVDVSTLPHREIEFRKCRRRVSVDGDRIRLSRIRCCCSGSTGSGKSVEKAEEWRFDSKKSSHRVRIQAMPSMPFASPQSHFVSKQEKFYPRCTPRHSGPQSRDTPPKRDTGIANEKDWGINLLSENINESGTNEDGSAWYRESGEDLGENGYRCRWTRMGGQSHDGSSEWKEMWWEKSDWTGYKELGVEKSGRNAEGDSWWETWQEVLHQDEWSNLARIERSAQKQAKSGTENAGWYEKWWEKYDAKGSTEKGAHKYGRLNEQSWWEKWGEHYDGRGSVLKWTDKWAETELGTKWGDKWEEKFFAGIGSRQGETWHLSPSGDRWSRTWGEEHFGNGKVHKYGKSTTGESWDIVVDEETYYEAEPHYGWADVVGNSSQLLSIEPLERPPGVYPNLDFGTSPPPPDDDSPDTAASSQ comes from the exons ATGGCGGCTAGTTCTAGAGGCTTCGCGACTCCATTTCGTCTGGAACTGAGAAGTGTTGATGTGTCGACTCTGCCACATCGCGAAATCGAGTTCAGGAAGTGTAGGAGGAGGGTTTCTGTTGATGGAGATCGAATTCGGCTGAGTAGAATCAGATGCTGCTGTTCTGGAAGTACTGGCTCCGGGAAGAGTGTGGAGAAGGCTGAAGAATGGCGGTTTGATTCTAAAAAGAGTTCTCATAGAGTTCGAATCCAGGCTATGCCTTCAATGCCTTTTGCCTCGCCTCA GTCTCATTTTGTTTCCAAACAAGAAAAGTTCTATCCCCGCTGCACTCCAAGACATTCTGGTCCACAGTCCCGTGATACTCCACCAAAAAGAG ACACTGGTATTGCAAATGAAAAGGATTGGGGCATCAACTTATTAAGTGAAAATATCAATGAGTCTGGCACTAATGAAGATGGCAGTGCTTGGTATCGAGAGAGTGGGGAAGACCTTGGTGAAAATGGATACAGATGTAGATGGACAAGGATGGGTGGTCAAAGCCATGATGGTTCCTCGGAATGGAAAGAAATG TGGTGGGAGAAAAGTGACTGGACGGGATACAAAGAACTAG GTGTGGAGAAATCTGGAAGGAATGCTGAAGGGGATTCATGGTGGGAAACATGGCAAGAAGTTCTTCATCAAGATGAATGGAG tAATCTAGCTAGGATAGAGAGGAGTGCACAGAAACAAGCAAAATCAGGCACCGAGAATGCTGGGTGGTATGAGAAGTG gTGGGAGAAATACGATGCTAAAGGCTCAACTGAGAAAGGAGCACATAAGTACGGTAGACTGAATGAACAATCGTGGTGGGAGAAGTGGGGAGAGCATTATGATGGAAGAGGATCCGTTCTAAAATG GACAGATAAATGGGCTGAGACTGAACTAGGAACCAAATGGGGTGACAAGTGGGAAGAGAAATTCTTTGCTGGCATAGGTTCACGTCAAGGGGAGACTTGGCATCTCTCTCCCAGTGGTGATC GCTGGTCAAGGACATGGGGAGAAGAACACTTTGGAAATGG TAAGGTGCACAAATACGGCAAGAGCACAACGGGTGAAAGCTGGGATATTGTTGTCGATGAGGAAACCTATTACGA GGCCGAACCTCACTACGGATGGGCTGACGTTGTGGGTAATTCAAGTCAGTTACTATCAATAGAACCTCTGGAGAGGCCGCCTGGTGTCTACCCAAATCTCGACTTTGGGACATCTCCACCACCCCCAGACGATGACTCCCCAGATACCGCTGCATCTTCACAATGA